Proteins found in one Acidobacteriota bacterium genomic segment:
- a CDS encoding sialidase family protein has translation MRMLNTIFCFTLILILNLGTLAQNAVPGLIKSEFIYETAPFPECHASTIAESNGKLIAAWFGGTKEKHPDVGIWVSRFENGKWTIPVEVANGIVPPDKRYPTWNPVLFQPRAGALRLFYKVGPSPSSWWGMQMTSTDGGKSWSQPTRLPDSFAGPIKNKPVELANGEWLCPSSSEDQGWRVHFERTADFGKTWQRTEAINDGKTFGVIQPTVFFHKRGKLQALFRSRQGKIIESWSEDNGKTWSQLNATNLPNPNSGIDGVTLKGGRHLLVYNHVPTIAGKWGDRAPLNVAVSLDGKIWKAALVLETGPASAEYSYPAVIQTRDGLVHITYTWNRKKVKHVVLDPRKLKLSEIKNGEWTK, from the coding sequence ATGCGAATGTTGAACACCATCTTTTGCTTCACGCTCATACTGATATTGAACCTTGGAACGTTGGCGCAAAACGCTGTGCCGGGACTCATTAAAAGTGAATTCATTTACGAAACCGCGCCGTTTCCCGAATGCCATGCCTCAACGATTGCCGAATCGAATGGCAAACTGATTGCCGCGTGGTTTGGCGGCACCAAAGAAAAACACCCGGATGTCGGCATCTGGGTTTCCAGATTTGAAAACGGCAAATGGACAATCCCCGTCGAAGTCGCTAACGGCATCGTGCCACCTGATAAGCGTTATCCGACCTGGAACCCTGTGCTCTTTCAACCACGGGCGGGGGCGCTCAGACTCTTTTACAAAGTCGGGCCAAGTCCTTCTTCGTGGTGGGGCATGCAGATGACCTCAACCGATGGCGGCAAAAGTTGGAGCCAACCGACGCGACTCCCGGATAGCTTTGCCGGACCAATTAAAAATAAACCGGTTGAACTTGCAAACGGCGAATGGCTTTGTCCATCAAGCAGCGAAGATCAAGGCTGGCGCGTGCATTTCGAGCGCACGGCGGATTTCGGAAAAACCTGGCAACGCACCGAGGCCATCAACGATGGTAAAACTTTTGGGGTGATTCAACCGACGGTTTTTTTTCACAAGCGCGGCAAACTGCAAGCTTTGTTTCGCAGCCGTCAAGGAAAAATCATCGAATCGTGGTCTGAAGATAATGGCAAAACCTGGAGCCAGTTGAATGCAACGAATTTACCGAATCCCAATTCCGGCATTGATGGCGTGACGCTCAAAGGTGGTCGGCATTTATTGGTTTACAATCACGTTCCGACCATAGCAGGAAAATGGGGCGACCGCGCGCCGCTCAATGTCGCCGTAAGCCTTGACGGTAAAATCTGGAAAGCCGCGTTGGTGTTGGAAACGGGTCCGGCTTCGGCAGAGTATTCCTATCCGGCAGTCATTCAAACCCGCGATGGACTGGTGCATATCACTTATACGTGGAATCGCAAAAAGGTAAAACATGTGGTTCTCGACCCGCGAAAACTCAAACTCAGTGAAATAAAAAATGGCGAGTGGACGAAATGA
- a CDS encoding CoA transferase produces MTRKENLQPTTGALTGVRVLDFCSFIAGSYSAMLLGLMGAEVIKVEPLTGDLSRAWGPFFSGESMFFQGWNLNKRSLAIDLLSESGREVIYQLVERADVVIENFRPGVTAKLKIDYETLREINPKLIYCSSTAFGSKGPYHKRPGYDPVLQAMGGAAKENTRYSGKVAICSVAVSDYQAAMLGLAGITAALYHREKTGEGQKLETSLLQAVMSVQSHYYVRALEREQEGALGIFPYRLFETKDDLIFIGAATNKFWQILCEALGAAELADDPKYDTNAKRVWHKDELFERLQPHFHRKTTDEWVRVLIEKGVPCGPVMSYDDFFVDPQVEALEMNPVIEHSSIGQIRVVGIPIHFEKTPARIERAAPLLGEHTEEILRELNFDITRIKQLQNAGVIAGN; encoded by the coding sequence ATGACTCGAAAAGAAAATTTACAACCAACCACAGGGGCATTAACCGGCGTGCGAGTGCTTGATTTTTGCAGTTTCATCGCCGGGTCTTACAGCGCCATGCTGCTTGGACTGATGGGCGCGGAAGTAATTAAAGTCGAACCGCTCACCGGCGATTTGTCACGCGCCTGGGGTCCGTTTTTTAGCGGCGAGAGCATGTTCTTTCAAGGCTGGAATCTCAATAAACGCAGTCTTGCAATTGACCTGCTCTCTGAGTCCGGTCGCGAAGTGATTTACCAACTGGTCGAACGCGCCGATGTGGTGATTGAAAATTTTCGACCGGGCGTTACTGCCAAACTCAAAATCGATTATGAGACCTTGCGCGAAATCAATCCCAAACTGATTTACTGTTCGTCAACAGCGTTTGGTTCCAAAGGTCCTTATCACAAACGCCCGGGTTACGACCCGGTGTTGCAGGCGATGGGCGGCGCGGCAAAAGAGAATACTCGCTATAGCGGCAAAGTCGCCATCTGTTCAGTGGCGGTTTCCGATTATCAAGCCGCGATGCTTGGACTCGCGGGCATTACGGCGGCGCTTTATCACCGCGAAAAAACCGGCGAAGGACAAAAGCTTGAGACTTCATTACTGCAAGCGGTGATGTCCGTGCAATCGCATTATTACGTGCGCGCATTGGAACGCGAGCAGGAAGGCGCGCTCGGCATCTTTCCCTATCGCCTGTTTGAAACCAAAGATGACTTGATTTTTATCGGCGCGGCGACCAATAAATTCTGGCAGATTTTGTGCGAGGCGCTCGGCGCGGCGGAACTTGCAGATGACCCGAAGTATGACACCAACGCCAAGCGCGTCTGGCACAAGGATGAACTGTTTGAAAGATTGCAGCCGCACTTTCACCGGAAAACGACCGATGAATGGGTCAGAGTGCTTATCGAAAAAGGTGTGCCGTGCGGGCCCGTCATGAGTTACGACGATTTTTTTGTTGACCCGCAGGTCGAAGCCCTGGAGATGAATCCCGTCATCGAACATTCATCCATCGGGCAGATTCGCGTGGTTGGCATTCCCATTCATTTTGAAAAAACTCCGGCGCGAATTGAGCGCGCCGCGCCGCTTCTGGGCGAGCACACCGAAGAAATTTTGCGCGAGTTGAATTTTGATATAACCCGCATCAAGCAGTTGCAAAACGCCGGGGTGATTGCCGGTAATTGA
- a CDS encoding PQQ-binding-like beta-propeller repeat protein, translated as MNLSNSLPGKFLSAVFLCAALVFPLITFSLEKTVAFADESALQQTSQQPPADPASEQIYKQRCAVCHDNPQDRIPPLFLIRRRSAEDVIHTLTNGSMKQQAAGLSADEIRKLAIYLTGKQPGASYQELVEANHCKTPESAINLSAPQWNGWGRDLDNSRFQPRPGIKAEEVPKLKVKWAWAHPGPMATGQPTIIGNRLYITTEVGQIFCLNAQTGCTIWTTHAGAAVRAAMSVGNLPAGSKAKFALYLGDEKSTVQALDAMTGKVLWKTKIEDHFLSRITGSPVLYRNRLYVPVSSFEETAGRDAKYECCTFRGSIVALDAYTGKIIWKTYAVQSAPKPFKKNSAGTQMYGPAGGAIWSAPTLDLKRRVIYAATGNSYTDVETKHSDAIIALDMATGKLKWVNQVTPKDNFLVGCRQAGVGNCPEEAGPDHDFGSSPILRALPNGKQVILAGQKSGVMYALDPDNNGKKLWEVKIGNGGALGGIEWGFAADTENVYVPVADVSGANRKPGITALKIATGEQLWHVPAPPAKCSWGTTRCNNAQSAAATLIPGVVFSGTTDGHLRAYSTRDGKVLWDYDTAAMIDTVNGGKQKGGTLDGGGPTVANGMLYTNSGYGRLIGQPGNLLLAFSVEGK; from the coding sequence ATGAATTTGTCAAACAGCTTGCCCGGCAAATTTTTATCAGCAGTTTTTTTATGTGCGGCGCTGGTTTTTCCACTGATAACTTTTTCGCTTGAAAAAACCGTGGCGTTTGCCGATGAATCGGCATTGCAACAAACATCGCAACAGCCACCGGCTGACCCTGCAAGTGAACAGATTTATAAACAACGCTGTGCTGTCTGTCACGACAATCCGCAAGACCGCATTCCGCCGCTCTTTTTAATTCGCCGACGCTCAGCCGAAGACGTGATTCACACCCTCACCAACGGCTCAATGAAACAACAGGCGGCGGGACTCAGCGCCGATGAGATTCGTAAACTGGCAATTTACCTCACGGGCAAACAACCGGGCGCATCCTATCAGGAACTCGTCGAAGCCAATCATTGCAAAACGCCTGAAAGCGCCATCAATCTGAGCGCCCCGCAATGGAACGGCTGGGGTCGTGACCTCGATAATTCCCGCTTTCAACCCCGTCCCGGAATCAAAGCCGAAGAGGTGCCGAAACTCAAAGTCAAATGGGCGTGGGCACACCCCGGGCCGATGGCGACCGGACAGCCGACTATTATCGGCAATCGTTTATACATCACCACCGAAGTCGGACAGATTTTTTGTTTGAACGCGCAGACCGGTTGCACGATTTGGACAACCCACGCGGGGGCTGCGGTTCGCGCCGCGATGAGCGTGGGCAATCTTCCCGCCGGTTCAAAAGCCAAATTTGCGCTCTATCTCGGCGATGAAAAATCGACGGTGCAGGCGCTTGATGCAATGACCGGCAAGGTACTCTGGAAAACCAAAATCGAAGACCATTTTTTATCGCGCATCACCGGCTCGCCTGTGCTTTATCGCAATCGCCTCTATGTGCCGGTGTCGTCGTTTGAAGAGACCGCCGGACGCGATGCCAAATATGAATGCTGCACCTTTCGCGGCAGCATCGTGGCGCTTGATGCCTACACCGGCAAAATCATCTGGAAAACTTATGCGGTGCAAAGCGCGCCGAAACCCTTCAAGAAAAATTCCGCAGGCACGCAAATGTATGGTCCGGCGGGCGGCGCGATCTGGTCGGCTCCGACTCTGGATTTAAAACGGCGAGTGATTTATGCCGCGACCGGCAATTCTTATACGGATGTCGAAACCAAACATTCCGACGCTATCATCGCCCTGGATATGGCGACAGGGAAACTCAAGTGGGTGAATCAAGTCACACCGAAAGATAATTTTCTGGTCGGTTGTCGTCAGGCAGGCGTTGGCAATTGTCCCGAAGAAGCAGGTCCTGACCATGACTTTGGCAGTTCGCCGATTCTTCGCGCCCTGCCGAATGGCAAACAGGTGATTCTCGCGGGACAAAAATCCGGCGTGATGTACGCGCTCGACCCCGATAATAACGGCAAAAAATTATGGGAAGTTAAAATCGGCAATGGCGGCGCGCTTGGCGGCATCGAATGGGGTTTTGCTGCCGATACGGAAAATGTTTATGTGCCGGTTGCTGATGTGAGCGGCGCCAATCGCAAGCCCGGCATTACCGCTTTGAAAATTGCCACCGGCGAACAGTTGTGGCATGTGCCTGCGCCGCCCGCGAAATGCAGTTGGGGGACGACCCGTTGCAATAACGCGCAATCGGCGGCGGCAACTTTGATTCCCGGTGTGGTGTTTTCCGGCACGACCGACGGACATTTGCGCGCTTATTCAACCAGAGATGGCAAAGTGTTATGGGATTATGACACGGCGGCAATGATTGATACGGTAAATGGCGGCAAGCAAAAAGGCGGCACGCTTGATGGCGGAGGACCGACTGTGGCAAACGGCATGCTCTACACCAACTCCGGCTATGGTCGTTTAATCGGGCAACCGGGCAATCTGTTGTTGGCTTTTTCGGTAGAGGGGAAATAG
- a CDS encoding thiol-disulfide isomerase codes for MKRVLSICLFVSCLALLLFLTLDSTQASIDMPTVVTFTKDVAPILQKNCQVCHRPGEVAPMSFMTYKEARPWARSIKEKVVTREMPPWFADPKHGEFSNDCRLSQKDIDTLSRWADSGAKEGNPKDLPPNPKFTAGWQIGNPDVVLTMTQDFQVPAEGVIPYKYFAVPTNFAEDKYVQFAEIRSGDRAHVHHVIVSVRYPDGNPLPQAGEINPQALAAARAQNANSQARSAEDSDGRLVGWAPGEAPQIMRPGQAKLIKKGSVLIFQVHYTTNGEAGKDRTSVGLIFSKVPVEKRVITAGASARNLVIPPGDPHYESSGTFTFKEDSHIDSLHPHMHVRGKDFLYRLVYPDGTSKILLSVPRFHFAWQLTYFFKEPVAAPKGSRLECIAHHDNSINNKYNPDPTKEVRWGDQTWEEMMIGYLDYTIDKQDLRQTQPQPAGKGSK; via the coding sequence ATGAAACGTGTCCTTAGCATCTGCTTATTTGTGTCTTGCCTGGCATTGCTCCTCTTTCTGACGCTTGATTCCACTCAGGCTTCAATCGATATGCCAACTGTGGTCACCTTTACCAAAGATGTCGCGCCGATATTGCAAAAAAACTGTCAGGTCTGTCATCGTCCGGGCGAAGTCGCGCCCATGTCATTTATGACCTACAAAGAGGCGCGACCGTGGGCGCGCTCGATTAAAGAAAAAGTCGTGACCCGCGAAATGCCTCCCTGGTTTGCCGACCCCAAACACGGTGAATTTTCCAATGATTGCCGATTGTCGCAAAAAGATATTGATACGCTTTCAAGGTGGGCAGACAGCGGCGCAAAAGAGGGCAACCCGAAAGATTTGCCGCCCAATCCGAAATTCACCGCAGGCTGGCAAATCGGTAATCCCGACGTCGTTTTAACCATGACTCAGGATTTCCAGGTTCCTGCCGAAGGCGTCATCCCCTATAAATATTTCGCGGTGCCAACCAATTTCGCCGAAGACAAGTATGTGCAATTTGCCGAGATTCGTTCGGGCGACCGCGCCCATGTGCATCACGTCATCGTCAGTGTTCGTTACCCCGATGGCAACCCATTGCCCCAAGCCGGTGAAATCAACCCGCAGGCGCTTGCCGCAGCGCGCGCGCAAAATGCCAACTCGCAGGCGCGCAGCGCCGAAGATTCCGATGGTCGTCTGGTGGGGTGGGCACCCGGCGAAGCGCCGCAAATCATGCGCCCCGGTCAAGCCAAGTTAATCAAGAAAGGTTCGGTGCTGATTTTTCAGGTGCACTACACAACCAACGGCGAAGCGGGCAAAGACCGCACCAGTGTCGGTTTGATTTTTTCAAAAGTCCCGGTTGAAAAACGGGTCATTACGGCAGGCGCTTCGGCGCGCAATCTGGTCATCCCGCCGGGCGACCCGCATTATGAATCGTCGGGCACTTTCACCTTTAAAGAAGACAGTCACATCGACAGCCTGCACCCGCATATGCATGTGCGCGGCAAAGATTTTCTCTATCGCTTGGTCTACCCCGATGGCACCTCAAAGATTCTGCTTTCGGTGCCGCGTTTTCATTTCGCCTGGCAGTTGACCTATTTCTTTAAAGAACCCGTAGCCGCGCCGAAAGGCAGTCGTCTGGAATGCATCGCCCATCACGACAATTCGATTAACAACAAGTACAACCCAGACCCCACCAAAGAGGTGCGTTGGGGCGATCAAACCTGGGAAGAGATGATGATTGGCTATCTCGATTACACCATCGATAAACAGGATTTGCGACAAACACAACCGCAACCCGCCGGTAAAGGCAGCAAATAA
- a CDS encoding VOC family protein — protein MRPLVLLPLLMFGILIPVISYPQQPSAGSPDQSPNVIRFHHLHLNSIDPPKAMDFYLRTFEVTKRTALAGFDAVQSENIYLLFNQVKKPPALAPDSAIWHFGWGSPAMESDYQKHLANGVVFATPMTRLSANLLFAYMKAPDGALVEINTSNTRSFIHTHLYSRAPLCAAEWYVKNLGATGRAQTRAPCDVPFAAPSEPLGVIRSPATTVRFDNISLIIYPKQRSGDLVSPRGHVVDHIGLSVRDLDATLERLQKSGVKILQMPYAFGKSKNRAAMIEGPDAIAIELVEVK, from the coding sequence ATGCGACCGCTTGTTTTGCTGCCACTTCTCATGTTCGGTATTTTAATTCCGGTAATTTCATATCCGCAGCAACCTTCTGCCGGTTCGCCTGACCAATCACCAAATGTTATTCGGTTTCATCATCTCCACCTCAATTCCATTGACCCGCCGAAAGCGATGGATTTTTATCTGCGGACCTTTGAGGTGACCAAGCGAACCGCGCTTGCGGGGTTTGATGCCGTTCAAAGCGAAAATATTTATCTGCTGTTTAACCAAGTGAAAAAGCCGCCCGCCCTTGCTCCCGACAGCGCCATCTGGCATTTCGGTTGGGGAAGCCCCGCGATGGAAAGCGATTATCAAAAACATCTCGCTAACGGCGTAGTGTTTGCCACACCGATGACCCGGCTCAGTGCCAATTTGTTATTCGCCTATATGAAAGCGCCCGATGGAGCTTTGGTAGAAATCAACACATCGAATACGCGAAGCTTTATTCACACGCATCTCTACAGCCGTGCGCCCTTATGCGCCGCTGAGTGGTATGTGAAAAATCTTGGCGCAACCGGTCGCGCACAAACTCGCGCGCCATGTGATGTGCCGTTTGCCGCGCCGAGTGAACCGCTTGGCGTCATTCGCTCACCGGCAACCACTGTGCGTTTCGACAACATCAGCTTGATTATTTATCCCAAACAACGAAGCGGCGATTTAGTCAGCCCGCGCGGGCACGTCGTTGACCACATTGGGCTGAGTGTCCGAGACCTCGATGCAACGCTTGAACGCTTACAAAAATCGGGCGTCAAAATTTTGCAAATGCCATATGCATTCGGCAAAAGTAAAAACCGCGCGGCGATGATTGAAGGTCCCGACGCCATCGCCATCGAACTCGTCGAGGTGAAATAA
- a CDS encoding endonuclease/exonuclease/phosphatase family protein encodes MINHSNTKNFFIRLMRLRQCSFSILFAMLMCFPTFGIVEKPSSDIRVMSFNIRYGTANDGENRWDNRKDFLVATIKAFDPDLLGTQETLAFQRDFLAKELPQYDVFGVGRDDGRERGEMTALYYKRERFEKLDGGHFWLSETPEQPGSKSWDTAITRMVSWVKLRDRRYPKAKPLVFFNTHFDHRGEAARLESARLLRRRAAEMSKTCSVIVTGDFNAGEASEPYKALFGADDKKPMLLRDSFRIAHPARSENEGTFSDFKAETTTGARIDWIAISKEWQVIRADIDRAARNGRTPSDHFAMTAVLRLR; translated from the coding sequence ATGATTAATCATTCAAATACTAAAAATTTCTTTATCCGATTGATGCGCCTCAGACAGTGCAGTTTTTCAATTTTATTCGCCATGCTGATGTGCTTTCCGACGTTTGGCATTGTCGAAAAACCATCATCCGATATACGGGTGATGAGTTTCAATATTCGTTACGGCACCGCCAACGACGGCGAAAATCGTTGGGATAATCGCAAAGATTTTCTCGTCGCAACCATTAAAGCCTTTGACCCGGATTTACTGGGGACGCAGGAAACCCTCGCTTTTCAACGCGATTTTCTGGCAAAAGAGTTGCCGCAATATGATGTCTTCGGCGTCGGGCGCGATGATGGACGCGAACGCGGCGAGATGACCGCGCTCTATTACAAACGCGAGCGATTTGAAAAACTCGACGGCGGTCATTTCTGGTTGAGCGAAACCCCAGAGCAGCCGGGCAGCAAAAGTTGGGACACGGCGATTACGCGCATGGTGAGTTGGGTCAAGCTCCGCGACCGGCGCTATCCAAAAGCCAAACCGTTAGTTTTTTTCAATACCCATTTCGACCATCGCGGCGAAGCGGCGCGACTCGAATCAGCGCGGCTCTTGCGTCGTCGCGCAGCAGAAATGAGCAAGACTTGTTCGGTGATTGTCACAGGCGATTTCAATGCCGGTGAAGCAAGCGAACCATACAAAGCCTTGTTCGGCGCGGATGACAAAAAACCGATGCTCTTGCGCGACAGCTTTCGCATTGCGCATCCCGCGCGCAGTGAAAACGAAGGGACTTTTTCGGATTTCAAAGCCGAAACCACCACAGGCGCGCGCATTGACTGGATAGCGATTTCAAAAGAGTGGCAGGTCATTCGTGCCGATATTGACCGCGCGGCTCGCAACGGGCGCACGCCTTCGGATCATTTCGCAATGACTGCGGTTTTGCGCTTGCGATAA
- a CDS encoding alpha/beta hydrolase, with product MLWTKRAMLVLFILAAGATPVVRGAADIEIVPDVIYGHKDGMALTFDILKPKAKPNGAAVLFMVSGGWVSAYSPPQQMATRFQDLLDKGFTVIAVRHGSSPKYFIPEIVADVRRAVRYIRYNARQWNVDPNRLGVFGGSAGGHLSLMLGTASDNGDPNAQEAFMKESDRVAAVVAYFPPVDLRPITRGVNPPLPPDGKPYRFPALNFDKEKAPDYSPIVHVSPDDPPTLLIHGDKDDLVPINNSKIIFEAFQKNNVKTDFITIPGAGHGFRGEDAKRASAAMVAWFEQTLLKPASPAKP from the coding sequence ATGCTTTGGACAAAACGCGCGATGTTAGTTTTATTCATTCTCGCGGCAGGCGCGACACCGGTTGTGCGCGGCGCTGCCGATATTGAAATCGTTCCCGATGTGATTTACGGGCACAAAGACGGAATGGCGCTCACCTTCGATATTTTAAAGCCGAAAGCCAAACCTAATGGCGCGGCGGTTTTATTTATGGTGAGCGGCGGCTGGGTTTCGGCTTACAGTCCGCCGCAACAGATGGCAACGCGCTTTCAGGATTTATTGGACAAAGGTTTTACGGTGATTGCCGTGCGTCACGGCAGCAGCCCGAAATATTTCATTCCTGAGATTGTCGCCGATGTGCGCCGCGCCGTGCGCTACATTCGCTATAACGCCAGGCAATGGAATGTTGACCCCAATCGCCTGGGGGTATTCGGTGGCAGCGCGGGCGGTCATCTGTCATTGATGCTTGGCACGGCATCGGATAACGGCGACCCCAATGCTCAGGAAGCGTTTATGAAAGAGAGCGACCGCGTGGCGGCAGTCGTCGCTTATTTTCCGCCGGTTGATTTGCGACCCATCACGCGCGGCGTCAATCCGCCGCTGCCGCCTGATGGTAAACCTTATCGCTTTCCGGCGTTGAATTTTGATAAAGAGAAAGCGCCCGATTATTCGCCCATCGTTCATGTGTCGCCCGATGACCCGCCGACCTTGCTGATTCACGGCGATAAAGACGATTTGGTTCCCATCAACAACAGCAAAATTATTTTTGAAGCCTTTCAAAAAAATAATGTGAAGACCGATTTCATCACTATCCCAGGCGCAGGACATGGTTTTCGCGGCGAAGATGCCAAACGCGCCAGCGCCGCGATGGTCGCGTGGTTTGAACAGACGCTTTTGAAACCCGCGTCGCCAGCGAAACCCTAG
- a CDS encoding thiol-disulfide isomerase, translating to MKRLSLILLVICSAGLILSTQKPQAAAPTFAKDVAPIIFNKCANCHRPGEVAPMPLTSYKEVRPWSKAIREEIIKREMPPWFADPHTSTLKFSNDRRLSQTEIETIVAWVDSGAPKGNDKDLPPLPKYTPGWTFGEPDVIIEMPVDFEVPAEGELPMQNFYVPVPFKEERWVEKVELRPGNPAVVHHSIANVVNLPEGTKIVNGKAVRDGASTTALNSQSARETGGLTEGGAREVAQTQDSFTRSGAFKLVGQAPGKGFEQHFPGTAKRILPGMYIQFNMHYQPSGRAEKDRSRLGLWFAKTPVTHEVLTKGVSDTIFIGGKELSETRTVNGKTIKVRGKIPNIPPHADNWEIGGEVFIKEAITLYAFAPHMHLRGKDIKYTLILPDGRQQVLLNVPKFDFNWQLHYELAEPLKIPAGSRLAAVAHYDNSIKNRYNPAPDKEVFWSEQSWDEMFIPWFEYTVDSKALTKSTATPSASKQQ from the coding sequence ATGAAACGCTTATCACTCATCCTGTTGGTTATTTGCTCGGCAGGTTTAATCCTCAGCACCCAAAAACCGCAAGCCGCCGCGCCGACCTTTGCCAAAGATGTCGCGCCCATCATCTTCAACAAGTGTGCCAACTGTCACCGTCCGGGTGAAGTCGCGCCCATGCCGCTTACTTCATACAAAGAAGTTCGCCCGTGGAGCAAAGCGATTCGCGAAGAAATCATTAAACGCGAAATGCCGCCGTGGTTTGCCGACCCGCATACCTCTACGCTCAAATTCAGCAATGACCGCAGGCTTTCGCAAACTGAAATAGAGACGATTGTCGCCTGGGTAGATAGCGGCGCGCCCAAAGGCAACGATAAAGATTTGCCGCCCCTGCCGAAATACACGCCGGGTTGGACGTTTGGCGAACCCGACGTGATTATCGAAATGCCTGTGGATTTTGAAGTCCCCGCCGAAGGCGAACTCCCCATGCAGAATTTCTATGTGCCTGTGCCTTTCAAAGAAGAGCGCTGGGTCGAGAAAGTTGAACTGCGACCGGGCAACCCGGCGGTCGTCCATCATTCGATTGCCAATGTCGTGAATCTTCCCGAAGGCACTAAAATCGTCAATGGCAAAGCGGTGCGCGACGGCGCATCAACAACTGCGCTCAACAGTCAATCGGCAAGAGAAACCGGAGGGCTTACGGAAGGCGGCGCGCGCGAAGTCGCACAGACGCAGGATTCGTTCACCCGCTCAGGCGCATTTAAACTCGTAGGGCAAGCGCCCGGCAAAGGCTTCGAGCAACATTTTCCGGGAACTGCCAAACGCATCCTGCCCGGTATGTACATTCAATTCAATATGCATTATCAACCGAGCGGACGCGCCGAAAAAGACCGCTCACGTCTCGGACTCTGGTTTGCCAAAACGCCAGTCACCCACGAAGTATTGACCAAAGGCGTGAGCGACACCATTTTTATCGGCGGCAAAGAACTCAGCGAAACCCGCACCGTGAATGGCAAAACCATTAAGGTTCGCGGCAAGATTCCCAACATTCCGCCACATGCCGATAATTGGGAAATCGGCGGCGAAGTGTTCATCAAAGAAGCCATCACGCTCTATGCCTTTGCGCCGCATATGCACCTGCGCGGCAAAGACATCAAATACACGCTCATTTTGCCTGATGGTCGCCAACAGGTATTGCTCAACGTGCCAAAGTTCGATTTCAACTGGCAGTTGCATTATGAACTCGCCGAGCCGTTGAAAATTCCTGCGGGCAGCCGACTTGCAGCCGTCGCGCATTACGATAATTCCATCAAGAATCGTTACAATCCTGCGCCCGACAAAGAGGTCTTCTGGAGTGAACAGAGTTGGGATGAGATGTTCATCCCGTGGTTTGAATACACCGTCGATAGCAAAGCGTTGACGAAATCAACGGCAACGCCGAGCGCCAGCAAACAACAGTAG